A genomic stretch from Gorilla gorilla gorilla isolate KB3781 chromosome 20, NHGRI_mGorGor1-v2.1_pri, whole genome shotgun sequence includes:
- the LOC101130387 gene encoding LOW QUALITY PROTEIN: sialic acid-binding Ig-like lectin 11 (The sequence of the model RefSeq protein was modified relative to this genomic sequence to represent the inferred CDS: inserted 1 base in 1 codon; deleted 1 base in 1 codon; substituted 1 base at 1 genomic stop codon), whose product MVLGQAQPQSPEMLLLPLLLLPLLLPVLAVGSLNKDPSYSLQVQRQVPVPEGLCVIVSCNLSYPRDGWDESTAAYGYWFKGRTSPKTGAPVATNNQSREVKMSTRDRFQLTGDPGKGSCSLVIRDAQREDEAWYFFRVERGSRVRHSFVNNAFFLKVTALTQKPDVYIPETLEPGQPVTVICVFNWAFKKCPAPSFSWTGAALSPRRTRPSTSHFSVLSFTPSPQDHDTDLTCHVDFSRKGVSAQRTVRLRVAYAPKDLIISISRDNTSALELQENVIYLEVQEGQFLRLLCAADSQPPATLSWVLQDRVLSSSHPWGPRTLGLKLRGVKAGDSGRYTRRAENRLGSQQRALDLSVQYPPENLRVMVSQANRTVLENLGNGTSLRVLEGQSLRLVCVTHSSPPARLSWTQRGQILSPSQPSDPGVLELPRVQMEHEGEFTCHAGHPLGSQRVSLSFSVHXPPQLLGPSCTWEAEGLHCSCSSQGSPAPSLRWWIGGELXEANSSQDYFKVTPSSAGPWANSSLILQGGLGSNLRLTSEAQNVHGAQSSLIPAGQSGCRVGRPGLTRSRIQGCRKGPENQVAIREVGFGTVV is encoded by the exons ATGGTCCTGGGACAGGCCCAGCCCCAGAGCCCAGAGATGCTGCTGTTACCCCTGCTGCTGCTACCCCTGCTGCTGCCCGTGCTGGCGGTGG GGTCCCTGAACAAGGATCCCAGTTACAGTCTTCAAGTGCAGAGGCAGGTGCCGGTGCCGGAGGGCCTGTGTGTCATCGTGTCTTGCAACCTCTCCTACCCTCGGGATGGCTGGGACGAGTCTACTGCTGCTTATGGCTACTGGTTCAAAGGACGGACCAGCCCAAAGACGGGTGCTCCTGTGGCCACAAACAACCAGAGTCGAGAGGTGAAAATGAGCACCCGGGACCGATTCCAGCTCACTGGGGATCCCGGCAAGGGGAGCTGCTCCTTGGTGATCAGAGACGCTCAGAGGGAGGATGAGGCATGGTACTTCTTTAGGGTGGAGAGAGGAAGCCGTGTGAGACATAGTTTCGTGAACAATGCGTTCTTTCTAAAAGTAACAG CCCTGACTCAGAAGCCTGATGTCTACATCCCCGAGACCCTGGAGCCCGGGCAGCCGGTGACGGTCATCTGTGTGTTTAACTGGGCTTTCAAGAAATGTCCAGCCCCTTCTTTCTCCTGGACGGGGGCTGCCCTCTCCCCCAGAAGAACCAGACCAAGCACCTCCCACTTCTCAGTGCTCAGCTTCACACCCAGCCCCCAGGACCACGACACCGACCTCACCTGCCATGTGGACTTCTCCAGAAAGGGTGTGAGTGCACAGAGGACCGTCCGACTCCGTGTGGCCT ACGCCCCCAAAGACCTTATTATCAGCATTTCACGTGACAACACGTCAG CCCTGGAACTCCAGGAAAACGTCATATATCTGGAAGTTCAGGAAGGCCAGTTCCTGCGGCTCCTCTGTGCTGCTGACAGCCAGCCCCCTGCCACGCTGAGCTGGGTCCTGCAGGACAGAGTCCTCTCCTCGTCCCACCCCTGGGGCCCCAGAACCCTGGGGCTGAAGCTGCGTGGGGTAAAGGCCGGGGATTCAGGGCGCTACACCCGCCGAGCGGAGAACAGGCTTGGCTCCCAGCAGCGAGCCCTGGACCTCTCTGTGCAGT ATCCTCCAGAGAacctgagagtgatggtttcccaAGCAAACAGGACAG TCCTGGAAAACCTCGGGAACGGCACATCCCTCCGGGTCCTGGAGGGCCAAAGCCTGCGCCTGGTCTGTGTCACCCACAGCAGCCCCCCAGCCAGGCTGAGCTGGACCCAGAGGGGACAGATTCTGAGCCCCTCCCAGCCCTCAGACCCCGGGGTCCTGGAGCTGCCTCGGGTTCAAATGGAGCACGAAGGAGAGTTCACCTGCCACGCTGGGCACCCACTGGGCTCCCAGCGCGTCTCTCTCAGCTTCTCCGTGCACT AGCCCCCACAGCTGCTGGGACCCTCctgcacctgggaggctgagggtctgCACTGCAGCTGCTCCTCCCAAGGCAGCCCGGCCCCGTCTCTGCGCTGGTGGATTGGTGGGGAGC CGGAGGCGAACAGCAGCCAGGACTACTTCAAGGTCACCCCCAGCTCAGCCGGGCCCTGGGCCAACAGCTCCCTGATCCTCCAA GGGGGGCTTGGCTCCAACCTCAGGCTCACCTCCGAGGCCCAGAATGTCCATGGGGCCCAGAGCTCTCTGATTCCTGCCGGACAGTCAGGGTGTAGGGTGGGGAGGCCTGGGCTCACCAGGTCCCGCATCCAGGGATGTAGGAAGGGCCCGGAGAACCAAGTTGCAATAAGAGAGGTAGGATTCGGAACTGTGGTTTAG